Proteins encoded in a region of the Isoalcanivorax pacificus W11-5 genome:
- the acnD gene encoding Fe/S-dependent 2-methylisocitrate dehydratase AcnD, whose amino-acid sequence MNTDYRKPLPGTSLDYFDTRAAVDAIQPGAYDTLPYTSRILAEQLVRRCAPGELTDALKQLIERRRDLDFPWYPARVVCHDILGQTALVDLAGLREAIADEGGDPSKVNPVVPVQLIVDHSLAVEHPGFEKNAFEKNREVEERRNADRFHFINWCKTAFDNVDVIPPGNGIMHQINLEKMSPVVQVRDGVAFPDTCVGTDSHTPMVDALGVISVGVGGLEAENVMLGNPSMMRLPDIVGVELVGRLKPGITGTDLVLALTEFLRRERVVGAYLEFYGEGADALSVGDRATIANMTPEYGATAAMFFIDGQTIDYLKLTGRDDEQVTLVEQYAKHTGLWADSLKNAEYERVLKFDMSTVGRNLAGPSNPHALLPVSELQNRGIARAWEQQDGLMPDGAVIIAAITSCTNTSNPRNMIAAGLIARNANKLGLLRKPWVKSSLAPGSKTVKMYLEEADLLSELQQLGFDVVAFACTTCNGMSGALDPAIQQEIIDRDLYATAVLSGNRNFDGRIHPYAKQAFLASPPLVVAYAIAGTIRFDIEKDVLGHDQDGNPVTLKDIWPSDEEIDAIVKAAVKPEQFRQTYIPMFEKKGDGARASSPLYEWRPMSTYIRRPPYWEGNMASQRALKGMLPLAVLPDNITTDHLSPSNAIMMDSAAGEYLHKMGLPEEDFNSYATHRGDHLTAQRATLANPKLFNEMVTDEDGKVVQGSLARVEPEGKVMRMWEAIETYMERKQPLIIIAGADYGQGSSRDWAAKGVALAGVEAIVAEGFERIHRTNLIGMGVMPLQFEEGTTRKTLSIDGTESFDVEGEPAPRATLTLVIHRRNGEVQRVPVMCRLDTAEEVSVYAAGGILQKFAKEFMAEAG is encoded by the coding sequence ATGAACACTGATTATCGCAAACCCCTGCCAGGCACCTCGCTGGACTATTTCGATACCCGCGCGGCGGTCGACGCGATCCAGCCCGGTGCCTACGACACGCTGCCCTACACCTCGCGCATTCTGGCGGAACAACTGGTGCGCCGCTGTGCGCCGGGCGAACTCACCGATGCGCTGAAGCAGTTGATTGAACGCCGTCGTGACCTGGATTTCCCCTGGTATCCGGCGCGGGTCGTGTGTCATGACATTCTGGGCCAGACCGCACTGGTGGACCTGGCGGGCCTGCGGGAAGCGATTGCCGATGAGGGCGGTGACCCCTCCAAGGTGAACCCCGTTGTGCCTGTGCAGTTGATTGTGGATCACTCGCTGGCCGTGGAGCATCCGGGTTTCGAAAAGAATGCTTTTGAAAAGAACCGTGAAGTGGAAGAGCGACGCAATGCGGACCGCTTCCATTTCATCAACTGGTGCAAGACGGCCTTCGACAATGTCGATGTGATCCCGCCGGGTAACGGCATCATGCACCAGATCAACCTGGAAAAAATGTCGCCGGTAGTGCAGGTGCGCGACGGCGTGGCGTTCCCCGATACCTGCGTTGGCACAGACAGCCATACACCGATGGTGGACGCGCTGGGCGTGATCTCTGTTGGTGTGGGTGGCCTGGAAGCCGAGAACGTGATGCTGGGCAACCCTTCCATGATGCGCCTGCCGGACATCGTCGGTGTTGAACTGGTGGGCCGTCTCAAGCCCGGCATCACCGGCACCGATCTGGTACTGGCCCTGACCGAATTTCTGCGCCGTGAGCGTGTCGTAGGCGCCTATCTGGAGTTCTATGGTGAAGGCGCCGATGCCCTCAGCGTGGGCGACCGCGCCACCATCGCCAACATGACGCCTGAGTACGGCGCCACCGCCGCCATGTTCTTTATCGATGGCCAGACCATCGACTACCTGAAGCTGACCGGCCGTGATGATGAACAGGTGACACTGGTAGAACAGTACGCGAAACACACCGGCCTGTGGGCAGACAGCCTGAAAAACGCCGAGTACGAGCGCGTGCTTAAATTCGACATGTCCACCGTCGGCCGCAACCTGGCCGGCCCGTCGAACCCGCACGCATTGCTGCCCGTCTCCGAATTGCAGAACCGGGGTATCGCCAGGGCCTGGGAACAGCAGGACGGGCTGATGCCTGATGGCGCGGTCATTATCGCCGCCATCACCAGCTGCACCAACACCAGCAACCCGCGCAACATGATCGCCGCCGGCCTGATCGCGCGTAACGCGAACAAGCTGGGCCTGCTGCGCAAGCCCTGGGTAAAAAGCTCCCTGGCACCGGGTTCCAAGACGGTGAAGATGTACCTGGAAGAGGCTGATCTGCTGTCGGAGCTGCAACAACTCGGCTTCGATGTGGTGGCGTTCGCCTGCACCACCTGTAACGGCATGAGCGGCGCGCTGGACCCGGCCATTCAGCAGGAAATTATCGACCGTGACCTGTATGCCACCGCGGTGTTGTCCGGCAACCGGAACTTTGATGGCCGGATCCATCCGTACGCCAAACAGGCGTTCCTGGCATCGCCGCCACTGGTGGTGGCGTACGCCATCGCCGGTACCATCCGTTTCGATATCGAGAAGGATGTGCTGGGGCATGATCAGGACGGCAATCCAGTTACGCTGAAAGACATCTGGCCGAGCGATGAAGAAATCGACGCCATCGTCAAGGCGGCGGTGAAGCCTGAGCAGTTCCGCCAGACCTATATTCCGATGTTCGAGAAAAAAGGCGATGGCGCGCGCGCGTCCAGCCCATTGTATGAATGGCGCCCGATGTCCACCTACATCCGTCGCCCGCCATACTGGGAAGGCAATATGGCCAGCCAGCGCGCGCTCAAGGGCATGCTGCCGCTGGCAGTGCTGCCGGACAACATCACCACCGACCACCTGTCGCCCTCGAATGCGATCATGATGGACAGTGCCGCCGGGGAATACCTGCACAAGATGGGCCTGCCGGAGGAGGACTTCAACTCCTACGCCACCCACCGGGGTGATCACCTGACCGCCCAGCGCGCCACGCTGGCGAACCCGAAACTGTTTAATGAAATGGTGACGGATGAAGATGGCAAAGTGGTGCAGGGCTCCCTTGCACGCGTTGAGCCGGAAGGCAAGGTCATGCGCATGTGGGAAGCGATCGAAACCTATATGGAGCGCAAGCAGCCGCTGATCATCATTGCCGGTGCCGACTACGGCCAGGGGTCGTCGCGCGACTGGGCGGCCAAGGGCGTGGCGCTGGCCGGAGTGGAAGCGATCGTTGCCGAAGGCTTTGAGCGCATTCACCGCACCAACCTGATTGGCATGGGTGTGATGCCGTTGCAGTTCGAGGAAGGCACGACCCGTAAAACGCTGAGCATCGATGGCACCGAAAGCTTCGATGTGGAAGGTGAGCCGGCGCCACGCGCGACGCTGACCCTGGTCATTCATCGCCGCAACGGCGAGGTGCAACGGGTGCCGGTAATGTGCCGTCTGGATACCGCAGAAGAAGTGTCTGTCTACGCCGCCGGCGGCATCCTGCAGAAATTCGCGAAAGAATTCATGGCGGAGGCCGGTTGA
- the prpF gene encoding 2-methylaconitate cis-trans isomerase PrpF: protein MAHVPQIRIPATYMRGGTSKGVFFKLTDLPEAAQVPGEARDKLLLRVIGSPDPYGKQIDGMGGATSSTSKTVILSKSTRADHDVDYLFGQVSIDKPFVDWSGNCGNLTAAVGSFAISNGLVPAEQIPENGVVTVRIWQVNIAKTIIAHVPITNGAVQETGDFELDGVTFPAAEVQIEFLDPAADDDGEGGGAMFPTGNLVDDLEVPGVGTLKATLINAGIPTVFINAEDIGYTGTELQEAINSDDKALTMFETIRAHGAVRMGLIKHVDEAAGRQHTPKVAFVAGPASYVSSSGKQVAAGDIDLLVRALSMGKLHHAMMGTAAVAIGTAAAIPGTLVNLAAGGSERSAVRFGHPSGTLRVGAEAKQLNGEWTVTKAIMSRSARVLMEGQVRIPGDAF from the coding sequence ATGGCGCACGTACCTCAAATACGCATTCCCGCCACCTATATGCGCGGTGGTACCAGCAAGGGCGTGTTCTTCAAGCTGACGGACCTGCCAGAGGCAGCGCAGGTGCCGGGCGAAGCACGTGACAAGCTGCTGCTGAGGGTAATCGGCAGCCCGGACCCCTATGGCAAACAGATCGACGGCATGGGCGGGGCGACATCGAGCACCAGCAAGACGGTGATCCTGTCGAAAAGCACCCGCGCAGATCATGACGTGGACTATCTGTTCGGACAGGTTTCCATCGACAAGCCGTTCGTGGACTGGAGCGGTAACTGTGGCAATCTCACGGCGGCGGTCGGTTCGTTCGCCATCAGCAACGGCCTGGTCCCGGCGGAGCAGATACCGGAAAACGGCGTGGTGACGGTGCGTATCTGGCAGGTCAACATTGCCAAGACCATCATTGCACACGTGCCGATCACCAACGGCGCAGTGCAGGAAACGGGTGACTTCGAGCTCGACGGCGTCACCTTCCCGGCGGCGGAAGTGCAGATCGAATTCCTCGATCCGGCGGCTGACGACGACGGGGAGGGCGGTGGTGCAATGTTCCCGACCGGCAATCTGGTGGATGACCTCGAAGTGCCCGGTGTCGGCACCTTGAAGGCGACGCTGATCAATGCCGGTATCCCGACGGTATTCATCAACGCGGAAGACATCGGCTATACCGGCACTGAATTGCAGGAAGCGATCAACAGCGACGACAAGGCGCTGACGATGTTCGAGACGATTCGCGCACACGGCGCAGTGCGGATGGGCCTGATCAAGCATGTGGACGAGGCCGCAGGTCGCCAGCACACGCCGAAAGTCGCGTTCGTTGCCGGCCCGGCGAGCTACGTTTCTTCCAGTGGCAAACAGGTCGCGGCAGGCGATATTGATCTGCTGGTGCGGGCACTGTCCATGGGCAAGCTGCACCACGCGATGATGGGCACCGCTGCGGTGGCTATCGGCACGGCCGCCGCGATCCCCGGTACGCTGGTGAACCTTGCCGCCGGTGGCAGCGAACGCAGCGCGGTACGCTTCGGCCACCCCTCTGGCACCTTGCGTGTCGGTGCGGAAGCGAAGCAGCTCAACGGCGAATGGACAGTGACCAAGGCCATCATGAGCCGCAGCGCGCGGGTGCTGATGGAAGGTCAGGTGCGGATACCGGGTGATGCGTTCTGA
- a CDS encoding bifunctional 2-methylcitrate dehydratase/aconitate hydratase, whose translation MTGNADLNTRPDYDQVIQDIADYVLNYQVTSTEALETARYCLMDSLGCGLLALRFPECTRHLGPLVDGTRVPHGARVPGTAYRLDPMKAAWDIGCTIRWLDYNDTWLAAEWGHPSDNLGAILAVADHLSQKHLSQGLPALTMRQVLDAMIMAHEIQGILALENSFNRVGLCHVLLVRVASTAVAAKLMGASREQIMSAVSHAWVDGAALRTYRHAPNAGSRKSWAAGDAASRGVRLADMALRGEMGIPGALTAPQWGFYDVSFSHTCKDLALKPEVERVFRFQRGYSSYVMENILFKISYPAEFHGQTAIEAAVCLHPQVRHRLDEIERIVITTHESAIRIISKIGPLANPADRDHCLQYMVAVALMCGTLTAEQYEDSFHAAHPLIDWLRERMEIREDARYSRDYHDPAKRSIANAVQVWFADGSDTGEVAVEYPLGHRRRREEGLPALVSKFRDNLATCFDEQRRQQILTACGDSQMLHAMPVTDFMALFVTEQATVTD comes from the coding sequence ATGACAGGCAATGCTGATCTGAATACTCGCCCTGATTATGATCAGGTCATCCAGGATATCGCTGACTACGTCCTGAATTATCAGGTTACTTCAACCGAAGCCCTCGAAACTGCTCGCTACTGCCTGATGGATTCACTGGGTTGTGGATTGCTCGCATTGCGGTTTCCCGAATGCACTAGGCATCTCGGCCCCCTGGTCGACGGCACGCGAGTGCCACACGGCGCACGCGTGCCCGGCACGGCGTACCGGCTGGATCCGATGAAGGCGGCCTGGGATATCGGCTGTACCATCCGCTGGCTGGACTATAACGACACCTGGCTGGCTGCAGAGTGGGGACATCCTTCGGACAATCTCGGTGCGATTCTCGCCGTGGCGGATCATCTTTCTCAGAAGCATCTCAGTCAGGGCTTGCCCGCATTGACCATGCGGCAGGTGCTGGACGCCATGATCATGGCACATGAGATACAGGGCATTCTGGCGCTGGAGAACAGCTTCAATCGGGTCGGTCTATGTCATGTCCTGCTGGTAAGAGTGGCGTCCACTGCCGTGGCAGCAAAATTGATGGGAGCAAGCCGTGAGCAGATCATGTCGGCTGTCTCGCATGCCTGGGTCGACGGTGCTGCTCTGCGCACCTACCGCCATGCCCCCAACGCGGGCTCACGCAAATCCTGGGCCGCCGGAGATGCAGCCAGTCGCGGTGTGCGCCTGGCGGATATGGCCCTGCGCGGCGAAATGGGTATCCCCGGTGCACTGACCGCGCCGCAATGGGGGTTCTATGATGTCTCGTTCAGCCATACCTGCAAGGATCTGGCCCTGAAACCGGAAGTGGAACGTGTATTCCGGTTTCAGCGCGGCTACAGCAGCTATGTCATGGAGAACATTCTGTTCAAGATTTCCTATCCGGCTGAATTTCACGGGCAGACAGCCATTGAGGCCGCCGTCTGCCTGCACCCCCAGGTGCGGCACCGTCTTGATGAGATAGAACGGATTGTCATCACCACGCATGAATCTGCGATTCGCATCATTTCCAAGATCGGGCCACTGGCCAATCCGGCAGACCGGGATCACTGTTTGCAGTACATGGTTGCGGTCGCACTGATGTGTGGCACGCTGACGGCAGAGCAGTACGAGGATTCATTTCACGCTGCCCATCCTCTGATTGATTGGCTGCGTGAGCGCATGGAAATACGGGAGGATGCCCGCTATTCCCGGGATTATCATGATCCCGCCAAACGTTCGATTGCCAACGCGGTACAGGTCTGGTTTGCCGATGGCAGCGATACGGGCGAAGTGGCAGTGGAGTACCCACTCGGACATCGGCGGCGGCGTGAGGAGGGCCTGCCGGCACTCGTGAGCAAGTTCAGGGACAATCTGGCAACCTGTTTTGACGAACAGAGGCGGCAGCAAATACTGACAGCTTGCGGTGATTCGCAGATGTTGCACGCCATGCCGGTGACCGATTTCATGGCGCTGTTTGTGACAGAGCAAGCGACGGTAACAGATTGA
- the ppsR gene encoding posphoenolpyruvate synthetase regulatory kinase/phosphorylase PpsR — MKRTAFFVSDGTGITAETLGHSMLSQFGDIQFEQITLPYVNSREATEQAVARINDSARADNAKPIVFSTLVNEEHREILAGCEALLLDMFAVFVGPLEQELGMRSSHKVGQSHSIRDHEAYRIRIDAVHFALDNDDGARTRHYDLADVILVGVSRSGKTPTSLYLALQFGLYAANYPLTEDDFDDLRLPEALMPHKDKLFGLTIDAERLAAIRSERKAGSRYASARQCDIETRALEALFNRYNIPNLNATELSIEEISTRILAKTGLQRRLQ, encoded by the coding sequence ATGAAACGTACGGCTTTTTTTGTCTCGGACGGCACCGGGATCACTGCGGAAACCCTCGGGCATTCGATGCTCAGCCAGTTCGGCGACATCCAGTTCGAGCAGATCACCCTCCCCTACGTGAACTCCCGTGAAGCGACCGAGCAAGCCGTGGCACGTATCAATGACAGCGCCCGGGCGGATAATGCCAAGCCGATCGTCTTCTCGACCCTGGTCAACGAGGAGCACCGGGAAATTCTTGCCGGCTGCGAAGCACTGCTGCTGGACATGTTCGCCGTATTCGTCGGCCCGCTGGAACAGGAACTGGGTATGCGCTCCAGCCACAAGGTTGGCCAGAGCCACTCGATCCGCGACCACGAGGCCTACCGCATCCGCATCGACGCCGTGCACTTCGCGCTAGACAATGACGACGGCGCCCGCACCCGCCACTACGACCTGGCCGACGTCATCCTGGTAGGCGTCTCACGCAGCGGCAAGACGCCCACCAGCCTGTACCTGGCGTTGCAATTCGGCCTGTACGCGGCCAACTACCCACTCACCGAAGACGATTTCGACGACCTGCGCCTGCCCGAGGCACTGATGCCTCACAAGGACAAGTTGTTCGGCCTGACCATCGACGCCGAGCGCCTGGCCGCTATCCGCAGTGAACGCAAGGCAGGCAGCCGCTACGCATCCGCGCGTCAGTGCGACATCGAAACCCGGGCGCTGGAAGCGCTGTTCAACCGCTATAACATCCCCAACCTGAATGCCACCGAACTGTCGATCGAGGAAATCTCCACCCGCATCCTGGCCAAGACCGGCCTGCAACGGCGGCTGCAGTAA
- a CDS encoding DUF6160 family protein has protein sequence MRPVLSLWLGLAVWAVIKPVYAMQPLGDADMAAVTGQEGVALALELRVNMTEDGRPLGVDGAPSEYGVSCSGVNNPCRWALSFANRDNVWLVFNGWSVAVKVNDILLDVIPEMTPANVPGFDLSMADGRPATHNRFFDINDECMLSNCTSVNDVPAAIQAMPAMRLTTPSLALSYDPGTNVSSGFTNTEIALNLDGLAAITAVDGYAAPVPGTFLGAQIGDVEVGNNFMGWAFQGEVYVFGY, from the coding sequence ATGAGACCTGTTCTCTCACTATGGCTAGGTTTGGCAGTTTGGGCGGTAATAAAGCCGGTGTATGCGATGCAACCGCTTGGTGATGCCGATATGGCAGCCGTCACTGGTCAGGAAGGGGTTGCTCTGGCGCTGGAGTTACGGGTGAACATGACTGAGGATGGCAGGCCGCTGGGTGTGGACGGTGCGCCGTCGGAGTATGGAGTGTCTTGTAGCGGTGTTAATAATCCATGCCGTTGGGCGTTATCCTTTGCAAATCGCGACAACGTGTGGCTTGTTTTCAACGGCTGGTCAGTGGCGGTAAAAGTAAACGACATATTGCTCGATGTTATACCAGAGATGACTCCCGCTAATGTGCCTGGGTTTGATCTCTCCATGGCAGATGGCCGCCCTGCAACACATAATCGTTTTTTTGATATTAATGATGAATGTATGCTCTCCAATTGCACTTCGGTGAACGATGTTCCCGCGGCCATACAGGCTATGCCAGCTATGAGATTGACCACACCGTCTTTGGCGCTGTCGTATGATCCAGGCACTAATGTCAGCAGTGGTTTCACCAATACCGAGATTGCGCTCAATCTTGATGGGTTGGCAGCGATTACTGCTGTGGATGGCTACGCTGCACCAGTGCCAGGTACTTTCCTGGGGGCACAAATCGGAGATGTCGAGGTTGGCAATAATTTCATGGGATGGGCTTTTCAGGGAGAGGTCTATGTCTTCGGGTACTGA
- a CDS encoding GIY-YIG nuclease family protein: MLEDEMPGSRRYYVYILTNRFHSTLYTGMTPDLRRRVIIHKLRSTTCFYNPRSNNKLVYFEAQQYAYLAVRRERMIKAMHRPDLLALISRHNPLWRDLAMDLDIIGTS; the protein is encoded by the coding sequence ATGCTGGAGGACGAAATGCCGGGGAGCCGACGCTATTACGTGTATATTTTGACCAATCGTTTTCATTCCACGCTGTATACCGGTATGACGCCGGACCTGCGGCGGCGGGTAATTATCCACAAGCTGCGTTCGACCACGTGCTTCTACAATCCACGCAGCAATAACAAGCTGGTGTATTTTGAGGCACAGCAGTATGCGTATCTGGCGGTGCGCCGGGAGCGCATGATCAAGGCGATGCATCGGCCGGACCTGCTGGCGTTGATATCCAGGCACAATCCGCTGTGGCGCGATCTGGCGATGGACCTAGACATCATTGGTACCTCTTGA
- the ppsR gene encoding posphoenolpyruvate synthetase regulatory kinase/phosphorylase PpsR: MTHRSVFVVSGGTGITAEAIGNSMLSQFGDVAFTQHSLTYIRTEDDCRQAVARIQAAAEQDGTRPVVFSTLVNPTHRELLNQSGALVLDLFGTFLQPLEAELGVRSSQKVGYSHAVRDPSAYRVRIDAVHFALDNDDGGRTHHYDKADIILIGVSRSGKTPTSLYLALQFGLYAANYPLTEEDFDDLRLPEALQPYRDKLFALVIDPERLTVIRQERMAGSRYASLQQCEQETRTFAAIIGRYNVPSINVTERSIEEISTRILAQTGLQRRIR, translated from the coding sequence ATGACTCATCGCTCCGTGTTCGTGGTCTCTGGTGGCACCGGCATTACCGCCGAGGCGATCGGCAATTCCATGCTCAGCCAGTTCGGTGACGTGGCGTTCACCCAGCATTCGTTGACCTACATCCGTACCGAAGACGACTGCCGTCAGGCAGTGGCGCGTATCCAGGCCGCAGCCGAGCAGGACGGGACCCGGCCAGTGGTCTTTTCAACGCTGGTGAACCCGACCCACCGCGAACTGCTGAACCAGTCCGGCGCACTGGTGCTGGATCTGTTCGGCACCTTCCTGCAACCACTGGAAGCAGAGCTCGGTGTCCGTTCCAGCCAGAAAGTCGGCTACAGTCACGCCGTACGCGATCCGTCCGCGTACCGGGTCCGTATTGATGCAGTGCATTTCGCGCTGGATAACGATGATGGCGGCCGCACGCATCACTACGACAAGGCAGACATCATCCTGATCGGCGTTTCCCGTAGCGGCAAGACCCCCACCAGCCTGTACCTGGCATTGCAGTTTGGCCTGTACGCGGCCAACTACCCGCTGACGGAAGAGGACTTTGACGATTTGCGGCTGCCGGAAGCGCTGCAACCCTATCGGGACAAGCTGTTTGCCCTGGTCATCGATCCCGAGCGCCTGACCGTCATTCGCCAGGAGCGCATGGCCGGCAGCCGCTATGCTTCACTACAACAATGTGAACAAGAGACTCGCACCTTTGCCGCGATCATCGGGCGTTATAATGTGCCTTCGATCAACGTGACAGAGCGTTCGATCGAAGAGATTTCGACGCGGATTCTGGCGCAGACGGGGTTGCAGCGGCGGATTCGGTAA